The Tenacibaculum jejuense genome includes a window with the following:
- a CDS encoding DUF5777 family beta-barrel protein, which yields MHIKKITLLFFFLLTIQTSSLFAQDDLLDELDDYSNEETTGKSKNDKKAQNKFELPAFKTLKIGNLQSTKIGDKGELYLIVSHRFGPLKDGFDTFLGLDQANTKIELLYSFWEGTQFSLSRESFEKTVALAVKSRFTKQSDSFPFNLVGYATANINTELSNSRFTNYTLQDGDRMSYAVQLLASHRFSKRFSFQFAPTYVRENLQILEETGAANHNQFAMGFGGRLKLSKRVSLNAEYVHNFNRDENSIFYNPYTFGVDIETGGHVFQLLFTNAQSSNEPGYISNAGGDIAFGFNIVRVF from the coding sequence ATGCACATTAAAAAAATAACTTTACTTTTCTTCTTTTTACTAACTATACAAACAAGTTCTCTTTTTGCTCAAGATGACTTACTTGATGAACTAGACGATTATAGTAATGAAGAAACAACAGGAAAGTCTAAAAACGATAAAAAAGCACAAAATAAATTTGAATTGCCTGCTTTTAAAACTTTAAAGATTGGAAATCTTCAATCAACAAAAATAGGTGACAAAGGAGAACTGTATTTAATTGTTTCCCATAGATTCGGACCTTTAAAAGATGGATTTGATACATTTTTAGGTTTAGATCAAGCGAATACCAAAATTGAATTATTATATAGTTTTTGGGAAGGCACACAATTTAGTTTGAGTAGAGAATCTTTTGAAAAAACAGTTGCTTTAGCTGTAAAAAGTAGATTCACTAAGCAATCAGATTCATTTCCTTTCAATTTAGTAGGTTATGCCACAGCCAACATTAATACCGAGTTGAGTAATAGCCGATTTACAAATTACACATTACAAGATGGAGATAGAATGAGTTATGCGGTTCAACTTTTAGCATCGCATCGATTTTCTAAGCGTTTTTCATTCCAATTTGCTCCAACTTATGTAAGAGAAAATTTACAAATTTTAGAAGAAACAGGAGCTGCCAATCACAATCAGTTTGCAATGGGATTTGGTGGACGTTTAAAACTAAGCAAACGTGTTAGCTTAAATGCTGAGTACGTTCATAATTTTAACAGAGATGAAAATTCAATTTTTTACAATCCCTATACGTTCGGTGTAGATATTGAAACGGGAGGTCATGTTTTTCAATTACTATTTACGAATGCACAATCTTCAAATGAACCAGGATACATTAGCAATGCCGGGGGGGATATTGCGTTCGGTTTTAATATTGTGAGAGTTTTTTAG
- a CDS encoding YceI family protein translates to MRLIVIFLLISQSIFSQKFYTRTGSTGFKASVDAFEPVQALNKSTTAILTNDGEIASQLFISAFKFRLALMQEHFNESFMESNEFPKAIFRGKIEDFDTNSLQGSKEVNIKGNITIKGISKEIETKGTVTKVNDKINLVTKFELLPGDFNIKIPSVVRRKIARIVTIDLNYDFSEKK, encoded by the coding sequence ATGAGACTTATCGTAATTTTTTTATTGATTTCACAATCGATATTTAGCCAGAAATTTTACACAAGAACTGGATCTACAGGTTTTAAAGCTTCTGTTGATGCATTTGAACCCGTACAAGCATTAAACAAAAGTACCACAGCAATTTTAACTAATGATGGTGAAATTGCTTCTCAATTATTTATTAGTGCTTTTAAATTTAGATTAGCATTAATGCAAGAACATTTTAATGAAAGTTTTATGGAATCTAACGAATTTCCGAAAGCTATCTTTAGAGGTAAAATTGAAGATTTTGACACCAATTCTTTACAAGGTAGTAAGGAGGTAAACATAAAAGGAAATATTACTATTAAAGGCATTAGTAAAGAAATTGAAACTAAAGGAACTGTTACTAAAGTAAATGACAAAATTAATTTAGTAACAAAATTTGAACTTTTACCTGGAGATTTTAATATTAAAATTCCGAGTGTAGTAAGACGTAAAATAGCAAGAATAGTTACTATTGATTTGAATTATGACTTTTCTGAAAAAAAATAA
- the lepA gene encoding translation elongation factor 4: protein MKNIRNFCIIAHIDHGKSTLADRLLDFTQTVTEREKQDQLLDNMDLERERGITIKSHAIQMDYVHEGEQYIFNLIDTPGHVDFSYEVSRSIAACEGALLIVDAAQSIQAQTISNLYLALENDLEIIPVLNKVDLPSANPEEVTDDIVDLLGCDPEDVIPASGKTGFGVDKILEAIIDRIPAPKGNPEAPLKALIFDSVYNSYRGIETYFRIIDGSIKKNQKIKFMATGNDYFADEVGTLKLNQEPKKEIKTGDVGYLITGIKTAKEVKVGDTITDFANPTTDTIEGFEDVKPMVFAGIYPVDTEDYEELRASMEKLQLNDASLVFQPESSAALGFGFRCGFLGMLHMEIIQERLEREFNMTVITTVPNVSYHAYTKKEPDEIIIVNNPSDLPDPSKLDRVEEPFIKASIITKSDFVGQVMSLCIEKRGQIINQTYLTPERVELIFEMPLAEIVFDFYDRLKTVSKGYASFDYHPIGMKKSKLVRVDMLLNGQSVDALSSLLHDSNAYSIGKRICEKLKELIPRQQFDIPIQAAIGAKIIARETVKALRKDVTAKCYGGDISRKRKLLEKQKKGKKRMRQVGNVEIPQQAFMAVLKLND from the coding sequence ATGAAGAACATTAGAAACTTTTGTATTATTGCCCACATTGATCATGGTAAAAGTACGCTTGCAGATCGACTTTTAGATTTTACTCAAACTGTAACTGAACGCGAAAAGCAAGATCAATTATTAGATAATATGGATTTAGAGCGTGAACGTGGAATTACCATTAAATCTCACGCAATACAAATGGATTATGTTCATGAAGGAGAACAATATATTTTTAACTTAATTGATACTCCTGGTCACGTAGATTTCTCTTACGAAGTTTCTCGTTCAATTGCTGCTTGCGAAGGTGCATTATTAATAGTAGATGCGGCTCAAAGTATACAAGCACAAACCATTTCTAACTTATACTTGGCATTAGAGAATGATTTAGAAATTATTCCAGTATTAAATAAAGTAGACTTACCTTCTGCAAACCCAGAAGAAGTAACAGATGATATTGTTGATTTGTTAGGTTGTGATCCTGAAGATGTAATTCCTGCAAGTGGAAAAACAGGTTTTGGAGTGGATAAGATTTTAGAAGCAATTATAGATAGAATTCCTGCACCTAAAGGAAATCCCGAAGCACCATTAAAAGCCTTGATTTTTGATAGTGTTTATAATTCTTACCGTGGAATTGAAACGTATTTTAGAATTATTGATGGTTCTATAAAAAAGAATCAGAAGATTAAATTCATGGCTACAGGAAATGATTATTTTGCTGATGAAGTTGGTACGTTAAAATTAAATCAAGAGCCTAAAAAAGAAATAAAAACAGGAGATGTTGGATATTTAATTACAGGTATTAAAACAGCTAAAGAAGTAAAAGTAGGAGATACTATTACAGATTTTGCTAATCCAACTACAGATACTATTGAAGGTTTTGAAGATGTAAAGCCAATGGTATTTGCAGGAATTTATCCTGTAGATACTGAAGATTATGAAGAATTAAGAGCTTCTATGGAGAAGTTACAATTAAATGATGCTTCTTTAGTATTTCAGCCAGAAAGTTCAGCCGCTTTAGGTTTTGGTTTCCGATGTGGATTCTTAGGGATGTTACACATGGAAATTATTCAAGAACGTTTGGAACGTGAGTTCAATATGACAGTAATTACTACGGTTCCTAACGTATCTTATCATGCATATACAAAGAAAGAACCAGATGAGATTATTATTGTAAATAATCCTTCTGATTTACCAGATCCATCAAAATTAGATAGAGTAGAAGAACCTTTTATCAAAGCTTCGATTATAACAAAATCTGATTTCGTTGGTCAGGTAATGAGTTTATGTATTGAAAAACGTGGGCAAATTATTAATCAAACCTATTTAACTCCAGAGCGTGTTGAGTTGATTTTTGAAATGCCATTAGCAGAAATTGTATTCGATTTTTATGATCGTTTAAAAACAGTTTCAAAAGGTTATGCGTCTTTTGATTATCATCCTATAGGAATGAAAAAATCAAAGTTAGTACGTGTAGATATGTTATTAAACGGACAATCTGTTGATGCACTTTCTTCTTTATTACATGATAGTAATGCTTATTCTATTGGAAAGAGAATTTGTGAGAAATTAAAAGAATTAATTCCGCGTCAGCAATTCGATATTCCAATTCAGGCTGCAATCGGAGCTAAAATTATTGCTCGTGAAACGGTAAAAGCGTTACGTAAAGATGTAACAGCAAAATGTTATGGAGGTGATATTTCTCGTAAACGTAAACTTTTAGAAAAGCAAAAGAAAGGTAAGAAGCGTATGCGTCAGGTGGGAAATGTAGAAATTCCACAGCAAGCATTTATGGCTGTCTTAAAACTAAATGATTAA
- a CDS encoding T9SS type A sorting domain-containing protein produces MTAQNAVLKKSNEPDWNTILAFGGNASETVVELQKDNLGNLYVLGRFYGETTIGDKVLKSEGVNENFFLAQYKTNGDLGWVVQSDSQLNGNVEAFQFKIYNDKIYVLGSYKRGDKLEGTELQDVGENNYVLASYTLSGTLENTVFIGSDASARRRLVSHDYIKPTFTIDPDNNKFYVAIINEIYSVDIDLSRVNFEQFLDINVLTSDITYLNNTILITGIINGTANIGGFVLEDDNAISTIFYAGFNSNFNALYANSVTYPDNNQGISSGAKFTIKNDQLYLFGIEFFTESNLNGLALPRPTTGGYPFIVNIDENTAEVSSLRIFEELSYLNAVQFFNASFIYDENDRLSVLINSRNSASIAHLTFNADGSETITSVADWPRLKIPCYGNNDVLFTSEVNTDNYNLYLSKTENGSEVWENEISGENATSSYVVDVDSDKNNNYYALLRDGRRSNNLFGTSNFTLIKSDLNNNISWSCSLNGSFTTAIKGGEQINYHDGFVYLAGYITQEIEVKGQKITPITNGQNNLVILKISEDGVLSDYEVTAVDATYYNYEDITVLDDEKLLIIIRGSIELKVMLFNPDLTLSTSLDIETKGNNLAISNLSINKGVNGKSYLIGEFEGDELVYNGTVFEKKEADTTSNGRHVIFEIDDNLNVLNVFNYGHTSNYRNYPVNRVKILPHKTNTTYIVGDLSFENQPDFSFNAIGIADFNTSYSDVLYVAKINNDSDFVWVKGISSTSRISSYSSDTDDEGNVYISGTFKEELFITDDVILYEEFENGNESFIIKYNEQGEFQWVKTFSSTGFSVPTSIVTTGHKDQLIVGAFTTNYGVFNSSETFRSEGTTTGVLAVFGDSEVLNLEDFSKEALKIYPNPSTGIFNVNLKGDFTNDKVAVKIYDLNGRIVYNKKTTNSTNTVPFNLSSVTKGVYLVKITDGTNEYLSKVVLK; encoded by the coding sequence ATGACAGCTCAAAATGCTGTACTAAAAAAATCAAATGAACCTGATTGGAATACCATTTTAGCTTTTGGTGGAAATGCATCAGAAACTGTAGTTGAATTACAAAAAGACAACTTAGGAAATCTGTATGTTTTAGGAAGATTTTACGGTGAAACAACCATTGGAGATAAAGTGCTAAAAAGTGAAGGTGTAAACGAAAATTTTTTTCTTGCACAATATAAAACCAATGGAGATTTAGGTTGGGTAGTTCAAAGTGATAGCCAGTTAAATGGTAATGTAGAAGCTTTTCAGTTTAAAATTTATAATGATAAAATTTATGTTTTAGGAAGTTATAAAAGAGGAGATAAACTAGAAGGAACCGAATTACAAGATGTTGGGGAAAATAATTATGTTCTAGCTTCTTACACTTTATCTGGAACGCTTGAAAATACGGTTTTTATTGGAAGTGACGCTTCCGCTAGAAGAAGACTTGTTAGTCACGATTATATTAAGCCAACATTTACAATAGATCCTGATAATAATAAATTTTATGTAGCCATTATTAATGAAATTTATTCTGTGGACATTGATCTTTCAAGAGTTAATTTCGAACAATTTTTAGATATAAATGTTTTAACGAGTGATATCACGTATTTAAATAATACGATTTTAATAACAGGAATTATAAACGGAACAGCTAATATTGGTGGTTTTGTTTTAGAAGATGATAATGCGATATCAACTATTTTTTATGCTGGATTTAATTCAAATTTTAATGCGCTGTATGCAAATTCAGTAACTTATCCTGATAATAATCAAGGAATATCAAGTGGAGCAAAATTTACCATTAAAAACGATCAATTATATTTATTCGGAATTGAATTTTTTACAGAAAGTAATTTAAATGGTTTAGCGTTGCCAAGACCAACTACAGGCGGGTACCCTTTTATTGTAAATATTGATGAAAATACAGCAGAAGTTTCATCGCTAAGAATATTTGAAGAATTAAGCTATTTAAATGCAGTACAGTTTTTTAATGCAAGTTTTATTTATGATGAAAATGATCGTTTGTCTGTATTAATAAACTCAAGGAATAGTGCAAGTATTGCACATTTAACCTTTAATGCTGATGGCTCAGAAACTATTACATCAGTTGCAGATTGGCCACGACTAAAGATACCTTGTTATGGAAATAATGATGTATTGTTTACTTCAGAAGTAAATACAGATAATTATAATCTTTATTTAAGTAAGACAGAGAATGGTTCCGAAGTATGGGAAAATGAAATTTCTGGAGAAAATGCCACGAGTTCTTATGTTGTCGATGTAGATTCTGATAAGAATAATAATTACTATGCTTTATTAAGAGATGGAAGAAGATCTAATAATCTTTTTGGAACCTCTAATTTTACACTAATTAAGTCTGATTTAAATAATAATATAAGTTGGTCATGTAGTTTAAACGGTAGTTTTACAACTGCAATTAAAGGAGGAGAACAAATTAATTATCACGACGGTTTTGTGTATTTAGCTGGTTATATAACTCAAGAAATTGAAGTTAAAGGTCAAAAAATAACACCTATTACTAATGGGCAAAATAACTTAGTAATTCTTAAAATATCTGAAGATGGAGTGTTATCAGATTATGAAGTTACAGCTGTAGATGCTACGTATTATAACTACGAAGATATTACAGTTTTAGATGATGAAAAGTTACTAATTATCATTAGAGGAAGTATAGAGCTTAAAGTAATGTTATTTAATCCTGATTTAACCCTAAGTACATCTTTAGATATAGAAACCAAAGGAAATAATTTAGCAATTTCAAATTTAAGTATTAACAAAGGAGTAAATGGAAAATCGTATTTAATTGGTGAATTTGAAGGAGATGAGCTTGTCTACAATGGAACTGTTTTTGAAAAGAAAGAAGCTGACACTACTTCGAATGGTAGACATGTAATATTTGAAATTGATGATAATTTAAATGTGCTTAACGTTTTTAATTATGGGCATACTTCAAATTACAGGAATTATCCAGTTAATAGAGTAAAAATATTACCTCACAAAACAAACACTACTTATATAGTTGGTGATTTAAGTTTTGAAAATCAACCTGATTTTTCATTCAATGCTATTGGAATTGCTGATTTTAATACCAGTTATTCTGATGTTTTATATGTAGCAAAAATTAATAACGATTCAGATTTTGTGTGGGTTAAAGGTATTTCAAGTACATCTAGAATTTCATCGTATTCTTCTGATACAGATGATGAAGGTAATGTGTATATATCGGGTACATTTAAAGAGGAATTATTCATTACCGATGATGTAATTTTATATGAGGAATTTGAAAATGGAAACGAATCTTTCATCATAAAGTACAACGAGCAAGGAGAGTTTCAATGGGTTAAAACTTTTTCTTCCACAGGATTTAGTGTTCCAACTAGTATAGTAACCACAGGTCATAAAGATCAATTAATCGTAGGAGCTTTTACTACAAATTATGGAGTTTTCAATTCTAGTGAAACATTTAGATCTGAAGGAACTACGACAGGAGTTTTAGCTGTATTTGGCGATAGTGAAGTTTTAAATTTAGAAGATTTCTCTAAAGAAGCGTTAAAAATTTACCCTAATCCATCAACTGGAATTTTTAATGTAAATTTGAAAGGAGACTTTACAAATGATAAAGTTGCAGTAAAAATTTATGACTTAAACGGTAGGATAGTTTACAATAAGAAAACAACTAATTCTACAAATACAGTTCCTTTTAATTTAAGTTCAGTAACTAAAGGAGTTTATTTAGTTAAAATCACAGATGGAACTAACGAGTATCTAAGTAAAGTAGTATTAAAATAA
- a CDS encoding Bax inhibitor-1/YccA family protein, whose product MENSFNPFDNPSNRVLVAQSTEVERVAFYKKTYAHVAGGVLLFVLFEYVLLQSSAIVEFALSMTQGYRWLLLLGGFMLITNYAESTALKTTDKNLQYMAYAGYVFAEAFIFIPLIFIAIAYTDGQGFAILQQAGIVTLTLFAGLSAVVLMTKKDFSFLRSALTIGFFIAIGLIIAGSLFGFNLGLWFSVGMCVLAGGSILYQTSNLVHRFTTEDYIPAAIGLFASLMLLFWYVLRIFMSRD is encoded by the coding sequence ATGGAAAATTCATTCAATCCTTTTGATAATCCATCAAATAGAGTTTTGGTAGCTCAGTCAACAGAAGTAGAACGCGTTGCATTTTATAAGAAAACTTATGCTCATGTGGCTGGAGGAGTATTATTATTTGTATTATTTGAATATGTGTTGTTACAGAGTTCTGCTATTGTAGAATTCGCTTTATCAATGACACAAGGTTACAGATGGTTACTTCTTTTAGGAGGTTTCATGTTGATAACAAATTATGCAGAAAGTACAGCGTTAAAAACAACAGATAAGAATTTACAATACATGGCTTATGCAGGTTATGTATTTGCAGAAGCATTTATCTTTATACCGTTAATTTTTATAGCTATTGCTTATACAGATGGACAAGGTTTCGCAATACTGCAACAAGCAGGGATTGTAACACTAACACTTTTTGCTGGTTTATCTGCAGTGGTATTAATGACTAAAAAAGACTTTTCTTTTTTAAGATCAGCTTTAACTATAGGTTTTTTTATAGCAATTGGCTTAATTATAGCAGGATCATTATTCGGATTTAACTTAGGCTTATGGTTCTCTGTAGGAATGTGTGTTTTAGCTGGAGGATCAATTTTATATCAAACATCTAACCTAGTTCATAGATTTACTACGGAAGATTATATTCCTGCTGCAATTGGTTTATTTGCATCGCTAATGTTATTATTCTGGTATGTATTAAGAATTTTTATGAGTAGAGACTAA
- a CDS encoding Crp/Fnr family transcriptional regulator has translation MIAEALDNYFPELAKMPSLKNELIAISSIVDMEAGTVILKQGDYVKSIPLLVSGLAKVFKEESVNGNEVLLYYIKPGESCVMSVITLIKQQKSSVKAILEEDSKIVLIPANKAFEIAKKYPKWNEFIYDLFDLKFDELLNIIEILTFSNKNVRLLEYLKKETSLKKNNTLQTTHQQIAYELGSSREVISRLLKKLEVDGLVKLGQGKVTLISQNFS, from the coding sequence TTGATTGCAGAAGCTCTAGATAATTACTTTCCAGAATTAGCTAAAATGCCAAGTTTAAAAAATGAATTGATTGCAATAAGCTCAATTGTTGATATGGAGGCAGGAACTGTTATTTTAAAACAAGGAGATTATGTAAAGTCAATTCCACTGTTAGTTTCTGGACTAGCAAAGGTGTTTAAAGAGGAGTCAGTTAATGGAAATGAGGTGTTGTTATATTACATAAAACCAGGAGAGAGTTGTGTTATGTCTGTTATCACTTTAATTAAACAACAAAAAAGTAGTGTCAAGGCAATTTTAGAAGAAGATTCCAAAATAGTATTGATTCCAGCAAATAAAGCTTTTGAAATTGCTAAAAAATATCCAAAATGGAATGAATTCATCTATGACTTATTTGATTTGAAATTTGATGAATTGCTTAATATTATTGAGATTTTAACTTTTTCTAATAAAAATGTACGTTTACTAGAATATTTAAAGAAAGAAACTTCTCTTAAAAAAAATAATACATTACAAACTACACATCAACAAATTGCTTACGAGTTAGGTTCTTCTAGAGAAGTTATCTCCAGATTGCTGAAAAAATTAGAAGTTGATGGTTTGGTAAAATTAGGACAAGGTAAAGTAACTCTTATCAGCCAAAACTTTAGCTAA
- a CDS encoding YgaP family membrane protein — protein sequence MKKNMGGIDRIVRIFLVVVIAGLFWKGIIVGTLAYVLLSLAIVLLLTSFVNFCPLYKLIGLNTLKKSSK from the coding sequence ATGAAAAAAAATATGGGCGGTATCGACCGCATTGTTAGAATCTTTTTAGTAGTTGTAATAGCAGGATTGTTTTGGAAAGGAATTATTGTAGGTACTTTAGCTTATGTTTTACTTTCTTTGGCTATTGTTTTATTGCTCACTAGTTTTGTTAATTTTTGTCCTTTGTACAAGTTAATAGGACTTAATACTCTTAAAAAAAGTAGTAAATAA
- a CDS encoding LytR/AlgR family response regulator transcription factor — protein MKILILEDEVPAYKKLLNYLNDFFEIEVQHDWARSIKDGRTMLLQNSYDFILSDIQLLDGISFDLFDEINLEAPIIFCSAHDEYLFKAFNTNGIAYILKPYTKLDFNKAIEKYKALFQKGDYNNLDTKIITELKSALKEEETNYKKRFVIKKSTGIQLLNVNEITLIEASGDFCIATDTNGKRHTISQNLSSILKQLNPNKFFKINRSEIISIDYIENIENHFKNRLLLTVTGCKEKPMTSTATTSEFRKWLES, from the coding sequence ATGAAAATTTTAATTTTAGAAGACGAAGTTCCTGCATATAAAAAGCTATTAAATTATTTAAATGACTTTTTTGAAATCGAAGTACAACACGATTGGGCTAGATCTATAAAAGACGGGAGAACAATGTTACTCCAAAATTCTTATGATTTTATTTTATCGGACATTCAATTGTTAGATGGAATATCATTCGATTTATTTGATGAAATTAATTTAGAAGCTCCAATTATATTTTGTTCTGCTCATGACGAATATTTATTTAAAGCTTTCAACACAAACGGAATTGCCTATATTTTAAAACCGTATACAAAACTTGACTTCAATAAAGCTATTGAAAAGTATAAAGCGTTATTTCAAAAGGGAGATTATAATAATTTAGACACCAAAATTATTACAGAACTAAAGTCAGCTTTAAAGGAAGAAGAAACCAATTATAAAAAACGATTTGTTATTAAGAAAAGTACAGGAATTCAGCTTTTAAATGTTAATGAAATTACATTAATAGAAGCTTCAGGTGATTTTTGTATTGCTACAGATACTAACGGTAAACGTCATACGATTTCTCAGAACTTAAGCTCTATTTTAAAACAACTAAACCCAAACAAGTTTTTTAAGATTAATAGAAGTGAGATTATAAGTATTGATTACATTGAAAATATTGAAAATCACTTTAAAAATAGATTATTACTTACAGTTACTGGCTGCAAAGAAAAACCTATGACAAGCACTGCTACTACATCTGAATTTAGAAAATGGCTGGAGAGTTAA
- a CDS encoding sensor histidine kinase produces the protein MNTKLNKSDWILLALLYGATTILNGIDYYRSENKLIEYIIDLPLDTVSSIILILIFLYFIIPRYLINAKKYTTFFFISLAVLTTIGCLDRLVGFVTAGRSWSDFPNFLLFLQAGLYDATDMIGFPLGILLIKKFYEGQTQFLKVEKQQKENELKLLRSQIDPHFLFNNLNTLDSLIDTDSEKAKEYINRLSLIYRYLIQTKDSEVMELSKEIQFAENYIFLIKTRFEYDYDFEVIKNVSLKDSFIPTGAIQTLLENVVKHNKPDGQQPIQASITIDENRLTVVNTKSNFKVKNDSLGTGLDNLKTRYQLLSDQEISIINTDHNFKVSIPIIKLSE, from the coding sequence ATGAATACCAAACTTAATAAATCTGACTGGATACTACTCGCTTTGTTATACGGAGCTACAACCATTTTAAATGGAATAGATTATTACAGAAGTGAAAATAAACTTATTGAATACATTATTGATTTACCTTTAGATACAGTTTCTTCTATTATACTTATCTTAATTTTCTTGTATTTTATTATTCCTAGATACTTAATTAATGCAAAAAAATACACAACTTTCTTCTTTATTAGTTTGGCTGTATTGACTACTATTGGTTGTTTAGATAGACTCGTAGGTTTTGTAACCGCAGGAAGAAGTTGGAGTGATTTTCCTAATTTTCTTTTATTCCTTCAAGCAGGTTTATATGATGCTACAGACATGATTGGGTTTCCTTTGGGAATTTTATTAATCAAGAAATTTTATGAAGGACAAACTCAATTTTTAAAAGTTGAAAAACAACAAAAAGAAAACGAATTAAAGTTATTACGCTCTCAAATCGATCCGCATTTTCTATTTAATAACCTAAATACTTTAGATAGTTTAATTGATACAGATTCTGAAAAAGCAAAAGAATACATCAATCGATTGTCTTTAATATATCGTTACCTCATTCAAACTAAAGATTCTGAGGTTATGGAACTTTCTAAAGAAATACAATTTGCCGAAAATTATATCTTCTTAATAAAAACAAGATTCGAGTATGATTATGATTTTGAAGTCATTAAAAATGTAAGCCTTAAAGATTCATTTATTCCAACAGGTGCTATTCAAACATTATTAGAAAATGTAGTAAAACACAATAAACCCGACGGACAACAACCAATTCAAGCATCGATAACTATAGATGAAAATCGTTTAACTGTAGTAAATACAAAATCGAATTTTAAGGTTAAAAACGATTCACTAGGAACCGGATTAGATAATTTAAAAACGAGATATCAATTATTATCCGATCAAGAAATTAGTATTATAAATACAGATCATAACTTTAAAGTTTCTATTCCTATCATTAAACTATCTGAATAA
- a CDS encoding CPBP family intramembrane glutamic endopeptidase yields MKKALQYTILFIILILLKSIINVNIKSYLIFHNVENYNIVLVTKTVSNIILGIISILIVKKLDLVKFSGIRPVKIEKKLLLIFPLVYIVGLNLLFADDIPNFTTTNLIVLLTYCLSIGIAEELSLRSVLIPLLIKYFGDSKKSIIKSVLIAATIFGLLHFIKFDKGVYGEISQFFFATFIGVMFGALLIVTKRIYPLIIIHMLIDFAAKLDDIGVNFKPEGISETDLTGAIFTVIITLPCLFYGMYIMKKHIPNELSITE; encoded by the coding sequence ATGAAAAAGGCATTACAATACACAATTTTATTTATCATCTTAATCTTACTAAAATCTATTATTAACGTCAACATAAAGAGTTATTTGATTTTTCATAATGTTGAAAATTATAATATTGTTTTAGTAACAAAAACAGTAAGTAACATTATACTAGGTATAATTTCAATCTTAATAGTCAAGAAACTAGATTTAGTTAAATTTAGTGGTATCAGACCGGTTAAAATCGAGAAAAAATTATTACTAATTTTTCCATTGGTTTATATCGTTGGATTAAATTTATTATTCGCTGATGATATTCCAAATTTTACAACCACTAACTTAATTGTCTTATTAACTTACTGTTTAAGTATTGGTATTGCTGAAGAATTAAGTTTAAGAAGTGTCTTAATACCTCTTCTGATAAAGTACTTTGGTGATTCAAAAAAATCAATAATTAAATCTGTACTTATAGCAGCTACTATTTTTGGATTACTACATTTTATAAAATTCGATAAAGGAGTTTACGGTGAGATTTCACAATTTTTCTTTGCAACCTTTATTGGAGTTATGTTTGGAGCTTTATTAATTGTAACCAAAAGAATTTATCCATTAATTATAATTCATATGCTTATCGATTTTGCAGCAAAACTTGACGATATTGGTGTGAATTTTAAACCAGAAGGTATCAGTGAAACAGATTTAACTGGAGCTATTTTTACAGTTATTATTACATTACCCTGTCTATTTTATGGAATGTATATTATGAAAAAACACATTCCGAATGAGCTTTCTATAACAGAATAA